The following are from one region of the Pleurodeles waltl isolate 20211129_DDA chromosome 4_1, aPleWal1.hap1.20221129, whole genome shotgun sequence genome:
- the LOC138287015 gene encoding olfactory receptor 5A1-like produces MKPGNGSAVKEFTLLGLTSDPELELLLFLFFFFIYTFTVLGNLSILLIVSGSTQLHTPMYYFLTQLSILDMAYSSVTAPKLLADLLTRKKTISFSECIVQIYFFGAFGSTEFFLLAAMAFDRYAAICNPLLYPLTMTKGLCARLVAGSYIGGFLHSLIHAGCLFQLSFCGPNVMNHFACDYPVILKLSCTDISLNNLLRFLLAALVVASSLLVILVSYSYIITSILRIRTTTGRRQAASTCISHFTCVSLFYGSAFLMEVRPSSSSSEEENKIIAVIPTMVIPSLNPLIYSLRNNEVKEALRTILYKTIKKL; encoded by the coding sequence ATGaaaccaggaaatggtagcgcCGTAAAGGAGTTCACCTTGTTGGGACTGACAAGTGACCCAGAGTTGGAGCTTCTGCTTTTCCTGTTCTTCTTCTTCATCTACACCTTCACTGTCCTGGGAAACCTCAGCATCCTGCTCATTGTTTCTGGTAGCACCCAGCTCCACACTCCTATGTACTACTTCCTCACCCAGCTATCCATCTTGGACATGGCTTATTCATCTGTTACTGCACCCAAGTTGCTGGCTGACCTGTTAACTAGGAAGAAAACCATCTCATTTTCTGAATGCATAGTTcaaatttacttttttggtgctttTGGCAGCACAGAATTCTTTCTTTTGGCAGCAATGGCATTTGATCGCTATGCTGCAATATGTAACCCATTACTCTACCCACTGACTATGACCAAAGGCCTGTGTGCACGGCTAGTTGCAGGGTCATATATAGGTGGGTTTTTGCACTCTCTTATTCATGCAGGTTGTTTATTTCAGTTATCTTTTTGTGGGCCTAATGTCATGAACCACTTTGCTTGTGATTACCCAGTTATTTTAAAGCTATCATGTACGGACATCTCCTTAAACAACCTTCTACGCTTTTTACTCGCTGCCCTTGTAGTGGCAAGTTCCTTGCTTGTCATTCTTGTCTCCTATTCATATATCATCACCAGCATCCTCAGGATCCGGACTACAACAGGAAGGCGCCAGGCCGCCTCCACCTGCATCTCCCACTTCACCTGTGTCTCTCTCTTCTATGGGAGTGCTTTCTTAATGGAAGTGCGACCCAGCTCGAGCTCTTCAGAGGAAGAGAACAAAATAATAGCTGTCATCCCCACCATGGTGATTCCTTCTCTGAATCCCCTGATATACAGCCTGAGGAATAATGAGGTGAAAGAAGCCTTAAGAACTATATTGTACAAGACAATTAAGAAATTGTAG